TCGATCGAGCAAGTAAGCCAGATGAGCAATGACCTTTCAAATGACGCTTCTTCGCTTAATGGAAGCGTAAATTCGATTGCTGAGATTATAAATCTGATTAAAGATATCTCAGATCAGACAAATTTACTAGCTTTAAATGCTGCTATCGAGGCGGCCCGTGCTGGTGAGCATGGACGAGGTTTTGCTGTCGTGGCAGATGAGGTTAGAAAGCTAGCTGAGCGCACTCAAAAAGCGACACTTGAAGTAGAAGTAAATATAAATGGCCTTAAGCAAAGTGCGAACACGATGATCGAAATGAGTGAGAATTTTTCAAAAATTTCTGCAAATGCTATGAAAATTTTAGGTGGATTTGAAGGAAATATCTCAAGCGTAAACTCAAATACGCAAAATATCCTAAATCAGGCTCTAAATGTTACAAATGAAGTCTATGTAAGTAATGGAAAAATAGATCATATAAATATGAAGCTAAATGGATATAGAGGCGTACTTTTAAATGAGTTTAATAAGATTCAAGATGTTCATGAGTGTAGATTTGGCAAATGGTATGAAAAAGATGTGAAAAATACTCTTGTAAAAGATGCCAAAATTCTCTCAAGTATCGCAGCTCATCATGAAAATGTTCATCATGGACTAGAAAAAGCGATGGTTATTTTTGCTGATAAAGACAAAGGAAATCTACCTGGCGTTGAAATATTAAAAGATGTCGAAAACTCAAGTAAAGTAGGTTTTGAAGAGTTGCTTGAAGCTATTAAGTCTGCAAGAAAATAAAATTTTAGACTCATGCTTTGAGTCTAAAATTTAGAAGTTATTAAAATGTGCTTTGTGGATCAGCTACGCCTTCGCTCCAGCCAAGCTTAGCTCCGCCAAGCAGGTGAAAATGTAGATGCATAACTTCTTGACCGCCGTTTTCACCGCAGTTTGTTATAAGGCGGTATCCGCTCTTATCAACGCCCATTAAGGTCGCCACTTCTTGGATAAATTTTGTCATCTCTCCCATTAAAATCGGATCCATCTCTTGGAAATTTTTATAGTGTTTTTTTGGGATGATTAGGATGTGGATCGGCGCTTTTGGATTAATGTCGTTAAAAGCTAGAAATTTCTCGCTTTCAAGCACTTTGTTGCAAGGGATT
This genomic interval from Campylobacter concisus contains the following:
- a CDS encoding CZB domain-containing protein; the protein is MKLNGYRGVLLNEFNKIQDVHECRFGKWYEKDVKNTLVKDAKILSSIAAHHENVHHGLEKAMVIFADKDKGNLPGVEILKDVENSSKVGFEELLEAIKSARK
- a CDS encoding histidine triad nucleotide-binding protein encodes the protein MTIFEKIVAGEIPCNKVLESEKFLAFNDINPKAPIHILIIPKKHYKNFQEMDPILMGEMTKFIQEVATLMGVDKSGYRLITNCGENGGQEVMHLHFHLLGGAKLGWSEGVADPQSTF